AAGCGAACCACATCGAGCCCGGCTCGATGGTCGAGTCGTCGGCCGCGCTCGACTCGTGCGTGATCGGCCATGGCGCGACCATTGGCGCGGGCGCGCGGCTGCGCGAAACTCTAGTGTTTGGCGAGGCGACCGTGCCGGCCGGAGTGGAGCTAACGCGGGCGATTGTGACCACGCAAGGCGTAGCGACGGTGTAAGCCGGAGGAGTTGGCGCCAACATGAATCGCCGAGCTTTAGTCACAGGGGGGGCGGGGTTTATTGGCAGCCACCTCGCGACGGCGCTATCCGACGAGGGCTGGCAAACCCGCGTGCTCGATGATCTATCGGTGGGCCGGCGCGAAAAGGTCGATCCGCGAGCGGAGTTGACCATAGGGGACATCCGCAACAGCGACGCTTGCCGACGCGCGTGCGAAGCGGTCGACACGGTGTTTCACCTGGCGGCGCGCGTTTCGATTCGCCATTCGGTGGCGACATTCGTCGATGACGCCGAGGTGAACCTGCTCGGCACGCTGCGCTTGTTGGCGGCGGCGGGCGCGGCAGGGGTGCGGCGATTCGTGTTCACCAGCAGCATGGCGGTGTACGCCGATGGCCTGCCCGAAGTCTTGGTTGACGAAGGACACAAATTGGCGCCGCTGAGCCCGTATGGGGTGGGCAAGATGGCGGCCGAAGAGTATGTGCGGATGATGGCGCCACGGTTGGGCCTGGAGCCGGTCGTGCTGCGCTTGTTCAACACCTATGGCGCCGGGCAGGGTTATACGCCGTATGTGGGCGTGGCCACGATCTTCATCACGCGGATTCTGCAAGGCGAGTCTTGCGTGATTTTTGGCGATGGCCAGCAGCGGCGCGACTTTACCCATGTGACCGATGTGACGCAGGCGCTGCTGTTGGCGGCCGACGCGCGGCACGCCGCCGGAGCGACCATGAATATCGGCACGGGGATCGGAACCAGCGTCAGCGAATTGGCGGAGCTGATCCGCACGCGACTCGGCCGAGGCCGCTTTGATCACGCCGAGCGCGACGTGACCGAACTGCGCTATAGCGTGGCGGACATCGCGCGGGCGAAGAAGCTATTGGGCTATGCGCCGCGCTATCGGCTGGAAGATCGACTCGATGAGGTGATCGACTCGATCCGCGCGCAACCGATTAGTTGAAGTCGTGCGGGCCGTGCAGCGAGGCGTGCAGCTTGTTGAGCGCCTCGGTTTCGATTTGACGGACGCGCTCGCGGGTGAGGCCAAGCGACTCGCCAATTTCCTTGAGCGTGTGCGCCTGTTGATCGTGCAGGCCAAACCGCATGCGGAGCACGGTCGCCTCGCGAGAGTCCATCGTCTCCAGCATGCCGAGCACCTGATGCAGCGCGTCGCTTTCGACCAGCTCGTCTTCGGGATTCTTGGCGCGCTCGTCCATCACCATCTCGCCGAGCGACCAGCCCGCCTCGGCCTGATCGGTTTGAGGGGTGGAGTTGTAAATGCGAATCGCCTTCTTGATGATCGGCAGTTTGTTGCGCGGCAGGCCGAGGACGCGGGCGACTTCTTCCGGGGTGGGGGTGCGGCCCAGTTCTTCGGTCAGGCGACTTGAGGCGCGGCGCCACTTGGAGAGCAGTTCGACCATGTAGGCCGGAATGCGAATGGTCTTGGCGGTGTTGATGAGCGCCCGCTTGATCGACTGCTTGATCCAATAGCTGGCGTAGGTGCTGAAGCGGGTGCCCATGGCGGGGTCGAACCCTTCGACCGCGCGCAGCAGGCCGAGGTTGCCCTCTTCGATCAGGTCTTGCAGGGCCAGCCCCTTGCCGCTGTAGCCGCGGGCGATGTTGACCACCAGCCGCAGATTAGCGCGGACCATCTGGTCGCGAGCGGCGGTGTCTCCCTCGCCAATCCGGACTGCGAGTTGCTGCTCCAACTCGGCGGTGAGCAGGGCCGTCTCGTTGATTTCGCGGAGATAGGTTTCGAGCGGTGATTGGACCGCCAGCGATGCTTTGCGACGGGTCTTGCTCATATAATTTCGTTGGGCGGCGCCAGTCTGTAGGTGCTATCAATGCCAGCATTCACATCGACGGGCTCGCGCGCGTTTCTGCACAGGCCGCACGGCGAGTCGCCGTGAACGGAATGTGAGTCGTGTTCGGGGGATAGCGATGAAACCGGCCCGTCCGACAACGACCGGCGACCGGGCCGCGTGGTACGATTTGAGCCATAAATGGCGCCGGTTGTGCCGATCGCGCCGCGCTTGGGCAGCGGCGACTGGCTGGGAGCCAATCGAAATGGATACCGCAATCCACAATGCGTTGGTCGATCGGCGACCGGCGCGGTGGCGATTGCCGCGTTGGAGCCTGCGCGGGCTCTTGGTGCTGGTCACGCTGACGGCAATGATCTTTGCCTTCTATGCAAGTTTTGTGCGCTCGAAACAGATTGAGGAACAGGCAATGAGCGAACTAACCTCGCACCTGCCGGGAGGCGTTAGGCTTGTGGTGGAGCGCGATTTGATTGGCCCGCCGCTCGTCAAACAGTGGCTGCCCCGACATCCGCTGTTGGTGCGGGTGACGCGCATCTCGGTGCATTCCGATGGGGCCGTGGGCATGCGGAGCGAGGCCGGTTTGCAGCACATTGAGACGGGCCTGACCGACGCGCAACTTGCCAAACTCGCTCAGCATCTGACCGATTTCTCCTACTTGAATAGCCTGTGTTTGGAAAGCGACCTAATCACTTGCGTCGGCTTGGCGCATTTGGCGCAGGTCAAACAACTGAAGCGGCTTGATCTGCGCTGCCCGCAGGTGACCGAAAGCGGCATCCGCCAGTTGGAAACGGCGATACCCGGCCTGCGCGTGTTCGACGATTGAGCGCGGCGCCGATTGCCGTTTACGGTCCGGCGGCGGCGGGCATGCGCTCGCCGGTTTCGCCC
This Pirellulales bacterium DNA region includes the following protein-coding sequences:
- a CDS encoding NAD-dependent epimerase/dehydratase family protein, with amino-acid sequence MNRRALVTGGAGFIGSHLATALSDEGWQTRVLDDLSVGRREKVDPRAELTIGDIRNSDACRRACEAVDTVFHLAARVSIRHSVATFVDDAEVNLLGTLRLLAAAGAAGVRRFVFTSSMAVYADGLPEVLVDEGHKLAPLSPYGVGKMAAEEYVRMMAPRLGLEPVVLRLFNTYGAGQGYTPYVGVATIFITRILQGESCVIFGDGQQRRDFTHVTDVTQALLLAADARHAAGATMNIGTGIGTSVSELAELIRTRLGRGRFDHAERDVTELRYSVADIARAKKLLGYAPRYRLEDRLDEVIDSIRAQPIS
- a CDS encoding RNA polymerase sigma factor RpoD/SigA; amino-acid sequence: MSKTRRKASLAVQSPLETYLREINETALLTAELEQQLAVRIGEGDTAARDQMVRANLRLVVNIARGYSGKGLALQDLIEEGNLGLLRAVEGFDPAMGTRFSTYASYWIKQSIKRALINTAKTIRIPAYMVELLSKWRRASSRLTEELGRTPTPEEVARVLGLPRNKLPIIKKAIRIYNSTPQTDQAEAGWSLGEMVMDERAKNPEDELVESDALHQVLGMLETMDSREATVLRMRFGLHDQQAHTLKEIGESLGLTRERVRQIETEALNKLHASLHGPHDFN